The following are from one region of the Candidatus Sysuiplasma jiujiangense genome:
- a CDS encoding SDR family oxidoreductase — protein sequence MTKKFVLVTGSSGGLGSAIAVELAKNGWNVALHYNRSRDGAERTAKECMEAGADVRTYQADLSKSIGLDSISGRIREDGLELGGIVNNSGTGRPGSALDIADEAWDEVQSVNIRAPVLLTRRLVPLIRGEGAVVNISSAAGIRAGLSAVAYEAGKAALIHATRSMAVSFAPRIRVNSVAPGYVRTNINRKKLDDPRILEVILKRTPAGRLGLPEDVAKAVRFLMSDDASFITGETLVVDGGITLS from the coding sequence ATGACGAAAAAATTTGTTCTTGTGACGGGCTCATCCGGCGGACTGGGAAGCGCAATAGCGGTAGAACTTGCAAAAAATGGATGGAACGTAGCCCTGCACTACAACCGCAGCAGGGATGGCGCCGAAAGAACAGCAAAGGAATGCATGGAGGCCGGTGCGGATGTCCGTACTTACCAGGCTGACCTGTCAAAGAGCATCGGACTCGACAGTATTTCGGGCAGAATCAGGGAGGACGGTCTGGAACTTGGCGGCATAGTCAATAATTCAGGAACCGGAAGACCGGGGTCGGCGCTTGATATTGCGGACGAAGCATGGGATGAGGTGCAGAGCGTAAATATCCGCGCGCCGGTCCTTCTCACCAGGAGGTTGGTACCTCTTATCAGGGGAGAAGGTGCCGTCGTGAACATAAGCTCTGCAGCCGGCATTCGTGCAGGTCTTTCGGCCGTTGCATATGAGGCAGGGAAGGCGGCGCTCATACACGCAACAAGGTCGATGGCTGTTTCATTTGCTCCAAGGATAAGAGTGAACAGCGTTGCACCCGGTTACGTCAGAACAAACATTAACAGGAAAAAGCTTGATGACCCGCGCATCCTAGAAGTTATACTCAAAAGGACTCCCGCGGGACGACTCGGTCTTCCGGAGGATGTTGCAAAGGCGGTCAGATTCCTGATGTCTGAC